The Microbacterium luteum genome includes a region encoding these proteins:
- a CDS encoding DUF6350 family protein gives MHRLTVALLAAVDSAVAAAVGVAAVFAPLTLIWVIGLAAPDWGALWPASATIWQFGHLVPVDVALTDDYLVAAGVDADASTFTLSLAPLAFVVFTALAGARSGIRASRAESWATGAITGLLVFTAAAAAVALTGANPVAAVDPVIAIAAPALVYAVPLTVAAVVTEWRESPEGLIADLRDRAEGDSAAWSEVPGEIARGVAVVITVLVGAGALIVAVAITLRIGEILALFQSAHVDALGAIVLTLGQLAYLPTLIVWGLAFVAGPGVALGAGAAAAPGGTTVGVLPGIPLLGAVPDSTSTWLLMLVLVPIAAGAFAGWVARSRLAASETEEWAPRIVTALGIAAGAAGVAAVLSWAASGSLGPGRLTEVGPDPGAVALAVGLETLVGVAILLLSPRGARAWMAGEEPRGERVAPPLD, from the coding sequence ATGCATCGCCTCACCGTCGCCCTCCTCGCCGCCGTCGATTCCGCCGTCGCGGCGGCCGTCGGCGTGGCCGCCGTCTTCGCGCCGCTGACCCTGATCTGGGTGATCGGTCTGGCCGCGCCCGACTGGGGGGCGCTGTGGCCGGCGTCGGCGACGATCTGGCAGTTCGGTCACCTCGTGCCCGTCGACGTCGCGCTCACCGACGACTACCTGGTCGCCGCGGGTGTCGACGCCGACGCCTCGACGTTCACGCTGTCGCTCGCCCCGCTCGCCTTCGTCGTCTTCACCGCGCTGGCCGGTGCGCGCTCCGGGATTCGCGCCTCGCGGGCAGAGTCCTGGGCGACCGGGGCGATCACCGGTCTGCTCGTGTTCACCGCCGCGGCGGCGGCCGTCGCCCTGACCGGGGCGAACCCCGTCGCCGCGGTGGACCCCGTCATCGCGATCGCCGCGCCCGCGCTCGTCTACGCGGTGCCGTTGACCGTCGCCGCCGTCGTGACCGAGTGGCGCGAGTCGCCCGAGGGTCTGATCGCCGACCTGCGTGATCGGGCCGAGGGGGATTCGGCCGCGTGGAGCGAGGTCCCGGGGGAGATCGCACGCGGCGTCGCCGTGGTCATCACGGTGCTCGTCGGGGCTGGAGCGCTGATCGTGGCCGTGGCGATCACTCTCCGCATCGGCGAGATCCTGGCGCTGTTCCAATCCGCCCACGTCGACGCGCTCGGCGCGATCGTGCTCACCCTCGGGCAGCTCGCCTACCTCCCGACGCTCATCGTGTGGGGGCTCGCCTTCGTCGCCGGACCCGGCGTCGCACTCGGTGCCGGCGCCGCCGCGGCACCCGGAGGCACGACCGTGGGCGTGCTCCCGGGCATCCCCCTGCTCGGTGCCGTTCCCGACTCGACCAGCACGTGGCTGCTGATGCTCGTGCTCGTGCCGATCGCGGCCGGGGCCTTCGCCGGATGGGTGGCGCGATCGCGCCTGGCCGCCTCGGAGACCGAGGAGTGGGCGCCGCGCATCGTCACCGCGCTCGGCATCGCCGCCGGCGCCGCGGGGGTCGCCGCTGTGCTCTCCTGGGCGGCATCCGGATCACTCGGGCCCGGCCGGCTGACCGAGGTCGGCCCCGATCCCGGCGCAGTGGCTCTCGCGGTCGGGCTCGAGACCCTCGTCGGGGTGGCGATCCTGCTGCTGTCACCCCGCGGCGCCCGCGCCTGGATGGCGGGGGAGGAGCCCCGCGGGGAACGTGTCGCACCGCCGCTAGACTGA
- a CDS encoding AlkA N-terminal domain-containing protein: MSTPATSIPVMSFDERYRVIRSRDRRFDGQFVTAVRSTGIYCRPSCPARTPKESNVTFYATSAAAHEAGYRACKRCLPEAAPGSPQWNLRGDVTGRAMRLIADGVIEREGVPGLARRLGYSTRHLTRLLTAELGAGPLALSRAHRAHTARMLLVGTDMPAADVAFSAGFSSVRQFNDTVREVFGMSPLDLRARRRRTRAGEPVAGAIDLVLPHRGPLDAAGLFAWMSARAVAGVEVADDASFARALRLPAGAAWFQVRVGADDRVRLHARLAHLGDLPVLVTRVRRLFDLDADPLAVDEALARHPELAGRVAALPGIRVPGAADPHEMLIRAMVGQQVTVAAARTALTALAAALGERVAPHAGTDRLFPTMAAIAEHGREVLRGPAARIRAIAGAAAALASGELALGPGDDASEQRATLLARPGIGPWTADYVRMRVLADPDITLPGDVAVRAGARALGIPSDPKGYAAWAERLAPWRSYLTAHLWAAAPTSRRASVPTDSPLQEAS, translated from the coding sequence ATGAGCACGCCGGCGACGAGCATCCCCGTGATGTCCTTCGACGAGCGCTATCGCGTCATCCGCTCTCGCGATCGCCGCTTCGACGGGCAGTTCGTCACCGCTGTGCGCTCGACGGGCATCTATTGCCGCCCGAGCTGCCCGGCGCGCACGCCGAAGGAGTCGAACGTCACCTTCTACGCCACGTCGGCGGCGGCGCACGAGGCGGGATACCGCGCGTGCAAGCGCTGCCTGCCCGAGGCCGCGCCGGGCTCGCCGCAGTGGAACCTGCGGGGCGATGTGACCGGCCGGGCGATGCGTCTGATCGCCGACGGCGTCATCGAGCGCGAGGGCGTGCCGGGCCTCGCACGCCGGCTCGGCTACTCGACGCGTCACCTCACACGGCTTCTCACCGCCGAGCTCGGCGCCGGTCCGCTCGCGCTCAGTCGGGCGCACCGCGCGCACACGGCGCGCATGCTCCTCGTGGGCACCGACATGCCCGCCGCCGACGTCGCGTTCTCGGCGGGCTTCTCGAGCGTGCGTCAATTCAACGACACGGTGCGCGAGGTGTTCGGGATGTCGCCGCTCGACCTGCGCGCCCGTCGGCGTCGCACGCGAGCGGGCGAGCCGGTCGCGGGGGCGATCGATCTCGTGCTGCCCCACCGCGGACCGCTTGACGCCGCCGGACTCTTCGCGTGGATGTCTGCGCGCGCCGTCGCCGGCGTCGAAGTCGCCGACGACGCATCCTTCGCCCGCGCGCTGCGGCTTCCCGCAGGCGCGGCCTGGTTCCAGGTGCGCGTCGGCGCGGACGACCGTGTGCGCCTGCACGCACGCCTGGCACACCTCGGCGATCTGCCCGTGCTCGTCACGCGAGTGCGCCGGCTGTTCGACCTCGACGCCGATCCCCTCGCCGTCGACGAGGCGCTGGCGCGACACCCCGAGCTCGCGGGGCGGGTCGCGGCTCTTCCCGGCATCCGGGTTCCGGGGGCCGCGGACCCGCACGAGATGCTCATCCGGGCGATGGTGGGCCAGCAGGTCACGGTCGCCGCCGCGCGCACGGCGCTCACGGCGCTCGCCGCGGCGCTGGGGGAGCGGGTCGCGCCGCACGCCGGCACCGACCGGCTGTTCCCCACGATGGCTGCGATCGCCGAGCACGGTCGTGAGGTGCTGCGCGGGCCGGCCGCGCGCATCCGCGCCATCGCGGGAGCCGCCGCCGCACTCGCGTCGGGGGAGCTCGCCCTCGGGCCGGGCGACGACGCCTCCGAGCAGCGCGCGACCCTGCTCGCCCGCCCCGGGATCGGACCGTGGACGGCCGACTACGTGCGCATGCGCGTGCTCGCCGACCCCGACATCACCCTTCCCGGTGACGTCGCGGTGCGTGCGGGAGCGCGTGCGCTGGGCATCCCGTCCGATCCGAAGGGGTATGCCGCGTGGGCCGAGCGACTCGCGCCGTGGCGCAGCTACCTCACCGCGCACCTCTGGGCCGCCGCGCCGACTTCGCGGCGCGCATCCGTACCGACCGACAGCCCGCTCCAGGAGGCATCATGA
- the purH gene encoding bifunctional phosphoribosylaminoimidazolecarboxamide formyltransferase/IMP cyclohydrolase, producing the protein MAGPSHDPSLYRDRDVVPIRRALISVSDKTGLLELAQALAGAGVEIVSTGSTAATIREAGHDVTDVAAVTGFPESLDGRVKTLHPGVHAGLLADLRLEHHEAQLADLGIRPFDLVVVNLYPFVQTVASGAEGDAVVEQIDIGGPAMVRASAKNYANVAIVVSPESYPAIVEAVGSGGTSLTQRKDLAARAFAHTAAYDTAVATWFAEGTLVEEELPEHLTIKAERLETLRYGENAHQRAAIYSRVGGHGIAQATQLQGKGMSYNNYIDADAALRAAFDMIKPAVAIIKHANPCGIAVAAPQALDPIASAHLRAHECDPVSAFGGVIAANRTVTLKMAENLRDIFTEVIVAPDFEPEALEVFALKKNLRVLQLPADWRQESMDVRLVSGGLLLQDADRFPDDIESVAKDWELVSGERPSDEEMTNLIFAWKSCRAVKSNAIVLAKNSATVGIGMGQVNRVDSCRLAVERAGDRAAGSIAASDAFFPFADGPQVLIDAGITTIIQPGGSVRDQEVVDAARDAGVTMFFTGERHFFH; encoded by the coding sequence ATGGCCGGTCCCAGCCACGACCCGTCCCTGTACCGCGACCGCGACGTCGTCCCGATTCGCCGAGCCCTGATCTCGGTGAGCGACAAGACCGGACTGCTGGAGCTCGCTCAGGCCCTCGCCGGGGCGGGTGTCGAGATCGTCTCGACCGGCTCGACCGCAGCGACCATCCGCGAGGCCGGGCACGACGTGACGGACGTCGCGGCGGTCACCGGGTTCCCCGAGTCGCTCGACGGGCGCGTGAAGACGCTCCACCCCGGCGTGCACGCGGGCCTCCTGGCGGACCTGCGGCTGGAGCACCACGAGGCGCAGCTGGCCGATCTCGGCATCCGGCCCTTCGACCTCGTCGTGGTCAATCTCTACCCGTTCGTGCAGACGGTCGCCTCCGGTGCCGAAGGCGACGCCGTCGTCGAGCAGATCGACATCGGCGGACCCGCGATGGTGCGCGCATCGGCCAAGAACTACGCGAACGTCGCCATCGTCGTCTCGCCCGAGTCCTACCCCGCCATCGTCGAGGCCGTCGGCTCCGGCGGGACGAGTCTGACGCAGCGCAAGGATCTCGCCGCGCGCGCCTTCGCGCACACCGCCGCCTACGACACCGCCGTCGCGACGTGGTTCGCCGAGGGCACGCTCGTGGAGGAGGAGCTGCCCGAGCACCTCACCATCAAGGCGGAGCGCCTGGAGACACTCCGCTACGGCGAGAACGCGCACCAGCGCGCCGCGATCTACTCCCGGGTCGGCGGTCACGGCATCGCGCAGGCGACGCAGCTGCAGGGCAAGGGCATGTCCTACAACAACTACATCGATGCGGATGCGGCGCTGCGCGCGGCCTTCGACATGATCAAGCCCGCCGTGGCGATCATCAAGCACGCGAACCCGTGCGGCATCGCCGTCGCGGCGCCGCAGGCCCTCGACCCGATCGCGAGCGCCCACCTGCGCGCGCACGAGTGCGACCCGGTGTCGGCCTTCGGCGGCGTCATCGCGGCCAACCGCACCGTGACGCTCAAGATGGCCGAGAACCTGCGCGACATCTTCACCGAGGTGATCGTGGCGCCCGACTTCGAGCCGGAAGCGCTGGAGGTCTTCGCGCTGAAGAAGAACCTTCGGGTGCTGCAGCTGCCCGCCGACTGGCGTCAGGAGAGCATGGATGTGCGCCTGGTGTCGGGTGGTCTGCTGCTCCAGGATGCCGACCGGTTCCCCGACGACATCGAGTCGGTGGCGAAAGACTGGGAGCTGGTCTCCGGCGAGCGTCCGAGCGACGAGGAGATGACGAACCTCATCTTCGCATGGAAGTCGTGCCGCGCGGTGAAGTCGAACGCCATCGTCCTGGCGAAGAACTCCGCGACCGTCGGCATCGGCATGGGGCAGGTGAACCGCGTCGACTCGTGCCGCCTCGCCGTCGAGCGGGCAGGCGACCGTGCGGCAGGGTCGATCGCCGCATCCGATGCGTTCTTCCCCTTCGCCGACGGGCCCCAGGTGCTCATCGACGCGGGCATCACGACGATCATCCAGCCGGGTGGATCCGTGCGCGATCAGGAGGTCGTCGATGCCGCCCGCGACGCCGGGGTGACGATGTTCTTCACCGGCGAGCGCCACTTCTTCCACTGA
- a CDS encoding methylated-DNA--[protein]-cysteine S-methyltransferase: MTATLQTLDTPDGAFTILADDGGRVIASGWTADAETILARLRPVQRPTDVRTVAGESPASDAAVAAAAYYDGDVHAIDAVPVSQTGTTLQRAGWAALRGIAPGRPLTYTEFAEALGSPSAVRAAAAICARNAPALFVPCHRVLRSDGTLGGFAWGLDVKRSLLAREAVAG; the protein is encoded by the coding sequence ATGACCGCCACGCTGCAGACCCTCGACACCCCGGACGGCGCCTTCACGATCCTCGCCGACGACGGAGGGCGCGTGATCGCATCCGGCTGGACCGCAGATGCCGAGACGATCCTCGCGCGGCTGCGGCCGGTCCAGCGCCCCACCGACGTGCGCACCGTGGCGGGCGAGAGCCCCGCATCCGATGCCGCGGTCGCCGCCGCTGCCTACTACGACGGCGACGTGCACGCGATCGATGCGGTGCCGGTGTCGCAGACCGGCACGACCCTGCAGCGCGCGGGATGGGCGGCGCTGCGCGGGATCGCGCCCGGCCGTCCGCTCACGTACACGGAATTCGCCGAGGCTCTCGGCTCTCCCAGTGCCGTGCGCGCCGCCGCGGCGATCTGCGCCCGCAACGCGCCGGCGCTGTTCGTTCCCTGCCACCGCGTGCTGCGCTCGGACGGGACACTCGGCGGCTTCGCGTGGGGACTGGACGTCAAGCGCAGCCTCCTCGCCCGCGAGGCCGTCGCCGGCTGA
- a CDS encoding dihydrolipoyl dehydrogenase family protein, translating into MTEREYDVIVIGAGAVGENVADRAVQGGMSTAIVEAELVGGECSYWACMPSKALLRSAAAVRAARAVDGAKQAVTGELDVAGVLRRRDAMTHDWNDSSQVEWLSGASIDLVRGHARFSGEKTLTVAGSDGTEETLVARHAIAVCTGSAALLPEIPGLAEIEPWTSRDATSAKQIPASLAVLGGGVVGAEMATAYAGFGTDVTVIARSSLLNGMEPFAGERVTEALRAMGASVRTGAEVIAARRTDVGAELELSDGSRVAAEQVLVATGRIPRTGDLGLEAIGLEPDSWLETDDTLRVDGFDWLYAVGDVNHRALLTHQGKYQARAAGDVIAARAHGATVDDAPWGVHAATADHDAVPQVTFTDPEVASVGLTAAAAEKAGRTVRVIDYDLGWIAGASTHSDDYQGAARAVIDTDRGVLVGATFVGPDVAELLHAATIAIVGEVPVDRLWHAVPSYPTISEVWLRFLEEFGRPTPS; encoded by the coding sequence ATGACGGAACGCGAGTACGACGTGATCGTGATCGGAGCCGGAGCGGTGGGCGAGAACGTCGCCGACCGCGCGGTGCAGGGCGGGATGAGCACCGCGATCGTGGAGGCCGAACTCGTCGGCGGCGAGTGCTCGTACTGGGCGTGCATGCCCTCGAAGGCGCTGCTGCGCAGTGCCGCCGCGGTGCGCGCGGCGCGGGCCGTCGACGGTGCGAAGCAGGCGGTCACGGGCGAGCTCGACGTCGCCGGAGTGCTTCGGCGCCGCGACGCGATGACGCACGACTGGAACGATTCCTCCCAGGTGGAGTGGCTCTCCGGCGCCAGCATCGACCTCGTCCGCGGGCACGCCCGCTTCTCGGGCGAAAAGACCCTCACGGTGGCGGGCTCCGACGGAACCGAGGAGACGCTCGTGGCCCGCCACGCGATCGCCGTCTGCACCGGATCCGCAGCGCTGCTCCCTGAGATCCCGGGCCTGGCGGAGATCGAGCCGTGGACGAGCCGTGACGCGACGAGTGCGAAGCAGATCCCCGCCAGTCTCGCGGTGCTCGGCGGCGGGGTCGTCGGCGCCGAGATGGCCACGGCCTACGCGGGCTTCGGCACCGACGTCACCGTCATCGCGCGCTCGTCGCTGCTGAACGGGATGGAGCCCTTCGCCGGCGAGCGGGTGACCGAGGCGCTCCGGGCCATGGGTGCGTCCGTTCGCACCGGCGCCGAGGTCATCGCGGCCCGTCGCACCGACGTCGGCGCAGAACTGGAGCTCTCGGACGGCTCGCGCGTCGCGGCCGAGCAGGTGCTCGTGGCCACCGGCCGCATCCCCCGCACCGGCGACCTGGGGCTCGAGGCGATCGGCCTGGAGCCGGACTCGTGGCTCGAGACGGACGACACGCTGCGGGTCGACGGCTTCGACTGGCTCTACGCCGTCGGCGACGTCAACCACCGCGCCCTCCTCACCCACCAGGGCAAGTACCAGGCGCGCGCGGCGGGTGACGTCATCGCCGCCCGCGCTCACGGGGCGACGGTCGACGATGCTCCGTGGGGAGTGCACGCGGCGACGGCCGACCACGACGCGGTGCCGCAGGTGACCTTCACCGATCCCGAGGTCGCCTCCGTCGGACTCACGGCGGCCGCCGCCGAGAAGGCCGGACGGACCGTGCGCGTCATCGACTACGACCTCGGCTGGATCGCGGGCGCATCCACGCACAGCGACGACTACCAGGGTGCCGCGCGGGCTGTGATCGACACCGACCGCGGCGTGCTCGTCGGTGCCACGTTCGTCGGGCCCGACGTCGCCGAGCTGCTGCACGCCGCGACGATCGCGATCGTCGGCGAGGTGCCGGTGGACCGCCTGTGGCACGCCGTGCCGTCGTATCCGACGATCAGCGAGGTGTGGCTGCGCTTCCTCGAGGAGTTCGGCCGCCCCACCCCCTCCTGA
- the purN gene encoding phosphoribosylglycinamide formyltransferase yields the protein MLSVVVLISGAGSNLRALLDAAAEPDFPARIVAVGADREADGFAHAEAYGIPTFLVPWEEYASREEWGAELGSHLAVWKPDLVVLSGLMRLLPASLVDEWAPRLINTHPAHLPEFPGAHGVRDALAAGVDRTGASVIVVDSGVDTGPILAQERVPVLPGDDEHTLHDRIKPVERRLLIDVVQRIASGELDLSAAASTT from the coding sequence GTGCTCTCGGTCGTCGTCCTCATCTCCGGTGCCGGGTCGAACCTTCGGGCTCTTCTCGACGCGGCGGCAGAGCCGGATTTCCCCGCACGCATCGTCGCCGTCGGCGCCGACCGTGAGGCCGACGGGTTCGCCCACGCCGAGGCCTACGGCATCCCGACCTTCCTCGTGCCCTGGGAGGAATACGCCTCCCGTGAGGAGTGGGGAGCCGAGCTCGGCTCCCACCTGGCGGTGTGGAAGCCCGACCTGGTCGTGCTCAGCGGACTCATGCGACTGCTGCCGGCATCCCTCGTCGACGAGTGGGCGCCGCGCCTGATCAACACCCACCCGGCGCACCTGCCCGAGTTCCCCGGCGCTCACGGCGTGCGCGATGCGCTCGCGGCCGGAGTCGACCGCACCGGTGCGAGCGTCATCGTCGTCGACAGCGGCGTGGACACCGGCCCCATCCTCGCCCAGGAGCGCGTCCCGGTCCTCCCCGGCGACGACGAGCACACCCTCCACGACCGCATCAAGCCGGTCGAGCGACGCCTCCTGATCGACGTGGTGCAGCGCATCGCGTCGGGAGAGCTCGACCTGTCCGCCGCAGCATCCACGACCTGA